In a genomic window of Chrysemys picta bellii isolate R12L10 chromosome 1, ASM1138683v2, whole genome shotgun sequence:
- the SLITRK5 gene encoding SLIT and NTRK-like protein 5 isoform X1: MCVCRGGSAQPGRGAPCACVPSPTFPSVSPAAALLRPGGSHAAHTPNRHLYGLQQCLGPGDFRLRVKMYACCSTVTLEQDPNKKMHIWMLQTIAVALTSLVLSWAESIEYYGEICDKACPCEEKDSILTVSCENRGIISLFEISPPRFPVYHLLLSGNLLNRLYPNQFVNYTGASILHLGSNDIQDIETGAFHGLRGLRRLHLNNNKLELLRDDTFLGLESLEYLQVDYNYISTIEPNAFSKLHLLQVLILNDNLLSSLPNNLFRFVPLTHLDLRGNRLKLLPYLGLLQHMDKVVELQLEENPWNCSCELIALKDWLDSISYSALVGDVVCETPFRLHGRDLDEVSKQELCPRRLISDYEMRPQTPLSTTGYFHTTPASVNSVATSSSAVYKSPLKPPKGTRQPNKTRVRPTSRLPSKDLGYSNYGPSIAYQTKSPVPLECPTACTCNLQISDLGLNVNCQERKIESISELQPKPYNPKKMYLTENYIALVRRADFLDATGLDLLHLGNNRISVIQDRAFGDLTNLRRLYLNGNRIERLSPELFYGLQSLQYLFLQYNIIRDIEAGTFESVPNLQLLFLNNNLLRSLPASIFSGLTLYRLSLRSNHFSYLPVSGVLDQLKSLLQIDLHENPWDCTCDVVGMKLWLEQLNTGVLVDQVICESPKKFSQSDMRTIRSELLCPDYSDIIVSTPTPSSIQLPGGTTLFSSTVRLNSTGAAGGAAPSGGGGGSPSSSVPLSVLILSLLLVFIMSVFVAAGLFVLVMKRRKKGQGDPASANNSDVSSFNMQYSVYGSGHHHHPAPQQPRHPRGGGPALPKVKTPAGHVYEYIPHPLGHMCKNPIYRSREGNAGEDYKDLHELKVTYSNHHLQQGPPPPPPPGEEEPLRSPTYSVSTIEPREELLSPVQDADRFYRGILEPDKHSSSSLGTPGNNLPDYPKFPAAYTYTPNYDLMRPHQYLHPGAGDSRLRETVLYSPPSTVYVEPNRNEYLELKAKLNAEPDYLEVLEKQTTFSQF; this comes from the exons ATGTGTGTGTGCCGCGGGGGCTCGGCGCAGCCTGGGCGGGGGGCGCCGTGTGCGTGCGTTCCTTCTCCAACCTTCCCGTCTGTGAGCCCCGCCGCCGCTCTCCTTCGCCCGGGCGGCTCGCACGCAGCGCACACCCCAAACAGGCATCTGTATGGGTTGCAACAATGCTTGGGCCCTGGAGATTTCAGGCTCA GAGTTAAAATGTACGCTTGCTGCTCTACAGTAACTTTGGAACAGGACCCCAACAAAAAAATGCATATCTGGATGCTGCAGACGATAGCGGTTGCTTTAACATCGCTAGTCCTGTCGTGGGCAGAAAGCATCGAGTATTATGGGGAAATCTGCGATAAGGCGTGTCCTTGCGAGGAAAAGGACAGCATCTTAACAGTGAGCTGTGAAAACAGAGGGATCATCAGCCTTTTCGAGATCAGCCCACCAAGATTCCCTGTCTATCACCTCTTGTTATCTGGGAACCTTTTGAACAGACTCTACCCAAACCAGTTTGTTAATTACACTGGGGCTTCGATTTTGCATCTAGGGAGCAATGACATACAAGACATCGAAACGGGGGCCTTTCATGGTCTGCGGGGCTTAAGGAGGCTGCACCTGAACAATAACAAGCTGGAACTATTAAGGGATGACACTTTCCTTGGTCTGGAGAGTTTGGAGTATCTTCAAGTCGATTATAATTACATCAGCACTATTGAACCCAATGCTTTCAGCAAACTGCATTTGCTGCAGGTGCTGATCCTCAATGATAACCTCCTCTCCAGTTTGCCCAACAACCTTTTCCGTTTTGTGCCCTTAACTCACCTGGACTTGAGGGGTAACCGGCTGAAGCTGCtgccctacctgggccttttgcAGCACATGGATAAAGTGGTtgagctgcagctggaggagaacCCATGGAATTGCTCTTGCGAGTTGATCGCTCTGAAGGATTGGCTAGACAGTATCTCCTACTCGGCTCTGGTGGGGGACGTGGTTTGTGAAACCCCTTTCCGCTTGCACGGCCGAGACTTGGATGAAGTCTCCAAGCAGGAGCTTTGCCCTAGGAGACTCATCTCGGATTACGAAATGCGACCGCAGACACCTTTGAGCACCACAGGGTATTTCCACACTACCCCGGCCTCGGTCAACTCCGTGGCCACTTCTTCCTCGGCTGTTTACAAATCCCCCTTGAAGCCCCCTAAAGGGACCCGTCAACCAAACAAGACCAGGGTGCGTCCCACCTCCCGCCTGCCCTCCAAAGACCTGGGATACAGCAATTACGGCCCCAGCATCGCCTACCAGACCAAATCCCCGGTGCCTTTGGAGTGTCCCACCGCCTGCACTTGCAACCTGCAGATCTCCGACCTGGGCCTCAATGTCAATTGCCAGGAGAGGAAGATCGAAAGTATCTCCGAGCTACAGCCCAAACCCTACAACCCCAAGAAGATGTATCTGACCGAGAACTACATCGCCCTGGTGCGCAGGGCGGATTTCCTGGACGCCACCGGGCTGGATTTGTTGCACCTGGGCAACAACCGGATCTCGGTCATTCAGGACCGGGCCTTTGGGGATCTAACTAATTTGAGAAGACTCTACCTGAACGGGAACCGGATCGAGCGGCTGAGCCCGGAGCTGTTCTACGGGCTGCAGAGCCTGCAGTACCTCTTCCTGCAGTACAACATCATCCGGGACATCGAGGCGGGCACCTTTGAGTCAGTCCCCAACCTCCAGCTCTTGTTTTTGAACAACAACCTGCTGAGATCTTTGCCCGCCAGCATTTTTTCCGGCCTGACTCTCTACAGGCTGAGCCTGAGGAGCAACCACTTCTCCTACCTGCCTGTGAGCGGGGTGCTGGACCAGCTGAAATCCCTGCTGCAGATCGACCTGCACGAGAACCCCTGGGATTGCACCTGCGACGTGGTGGGCATGAAGctgtggctggagcagctcaACACCGGGGTGCTGGTGGACCAGGTCATCTGCGAGTCCCCCAAGAAGTTCTCCCAGAGCGACATGCGGACCATCAGGTCGGAGCTGCTGTGCCCGGACTACTCCGACATCATCGTCTCCAcccctaccccttcctccatccagCTGCCGGGCGGGACCACCCTTTTCTCTTCCACCGTGCGGCTCAACAGCACGGGCGCGGCGGGGGGCGCGGCGCCCTCGGGCGGCGGGGGCGGATCCCCCTCGTCGTCGGTGCCGCTGTCGGTGCTGATCCTGAGCCTGCTGCTGGTGTTCATCATGTCGGTGTTCGTGGCGGCGGGGCTCTTCGTGCTGGTAATGAAGCGCCGGAAGAAGGGCCAGGGCGACCCGGCCAGCGCCAACAACTCCGACGTGAGCTCCTTCAACATGCAGTACAGCGTCTACGGCagcggccaccaccaccacccggcGCCGCAGCAGCCCCGCCACCCGCGCGGCGGCGGCCCGGCCCTGCCCAAGGTGAAGACCCCCGCCGGCCACGTGTACGAGTACATCCCGCACCCGCTGGGTCACATGTGCAAGAACCCCATCTACCGCTCCCGGGAGGGCAACGCGGGCGAGGATTACAAAGACCTGCACGAGCTCAAGGTCACCTACAGCAACCACCACTTGCAGCAAGGGCCGccgcccccgccgccccccggggAGGAGGAGCCCCTGCGGAGCCCCACTTACAGCGTCAGCACCATCGAGCCCCGGGAGGAGCTGCTCTCCCCGGTGCAAGACGCCGATCGCTTTTACAGGGGCATTTTGGAGCCCGataaacactcctcctcctcgctgGGCACCCCCGGCAATAATCTCCCCGATTACCCCAAATTCCCCGCCGCCTACACCTACACCCCCAACTATGACCTTATGCGGCCCCATCAGTACTTGCACCCCGGGGCGGGGGACAGCAGGCTCCGGGAGACGGTGCTCTACAGCCCCCCGAGTACTGTCTATGTAGAGCCCAACAGGAACGAGTATCTGGAGTTAAAAGCAAAACTAAACGCAGAGCCGGACTACCTCGAAGTGCTGGAAAAACAGACCACATTCAGCCAGTTCTGa
- the SLITRK5 gene encoding SLIT and NTRK-like protein 5 isoform X2, producing the protein MYACCSTVTLEQDPNKKMHIWMLQTIAVALTSLVLSWAESIEYYGEICDKACPCEEKDSILTVSCENRGIISLFEISPPRFPVYHLLLSGNLLNRLYPNQFVNYTGASILHLGSNDIQDIETGAFHGLRGLRRLHLNNNKLELLRDDTFLGLESLEYLQVDYNYISTIEPNAFSKLHLLQVLILNDNLLSSLPNNLFRFVPLTHLDLRGNRLKLLPYLGLLQHMDKVVELQLEENPWNCSCELIALKDWLDSISYSALVGDVVCETPFRLHGRDLDEVSKQELCPRRLISDYEMRPQTPLSTTGYFHTTPASVNSVATSSSAVYKSPLKPPKGTRQPNKTRVRPTSRLPSKDLGYSNYGPSIAYQTKSPVPLECPTACTCNLQISDLGLNVNCQERKIESISELQPKPYNPKKMYLTENYIALVRRADFLDATGLDLLHLGNNRISVIQDRAFGDLTNLRRLYLNGNRIERLSPELFYGLQSLQYLFLQYNIIRDIEAGTFESVPNLQLLFLNNNLLRSLPASIFSGLTLYRLSLRSNHFSYLPVSGVLDQLKSLLQIDLHENPWDCTCDVVGMKLWLEQLNTGVLVDQVICESPKKFSQSDMRTIRSELLCPDYSDIIVSTPTPSSIQLPGGTTLFSSTVRLNSTGAAGGAAPSGGGGGSPSSSVPLSVLILSLLLVFIMSVFVAAGLFVLVMKRRKKGQGDPASANNSDVSSFNMQYSVYGSGHHHHPAPQQPRHPRGGGPALPKVKTPAGHVYEYIPHPLGHMCKNPIYRSREGNAGEDYKDLHELKVTYSNHHLQQGPPPPPPPGEEEPLRSPTYSVSTIEPREELLSPVQDADRFYRGILEPDKHSSSSLGTPGNNLPDYPKFPAAYTYTPNYDLMRPHQYLHPGAGDSRLRETVLYSPPSTVYVEPNRNEYLELKAKLNAEPDYLEVLEKQTTFSQF; encoded by the coding sequence ATGTACGCTTGCTGCTCTACAGTAACTTTGGAACAGGACCCCAACAAAAAAATGCATATCTGGATGCTGCAGACGATAGCGGTTGCTTTAACATCGCTAGTCCTGTCGTGGGCAGAAAGCATCGAGTATTATGGGGAAATCTGCGATAAGGCGTGTCCTTGCGAGGAAAAGGACAGCATCTTAACAGTGAGCTGTGAAAACAGAGGGATCATCAGCCTTTTCGAGATCAGCCCACCAAGATTCCCTGTCTATCACCTCTTGTTATCTGGGAACCTTTTGAACAGACTCTACCCAAACCAGTTTGTTAATTACACTGGGGCTTCGATTTTGCATCTAGGGAGCAATGACATACAAGACATCGAAACGGGGGCCTTTCATGGTCTGCGGGGCTTAAGGAGGCTGCACCTGAACAATAACAAGCTGGAACTATTAAGGGATGACACTTTCCTTGGTCTGGAGAGTTTGGAGTATCTTCAAGTCGATTATAATTACATCAGCACTATTGAACCCAATGCTTTCAGCAAACTGCATTTGCTGCAGGTGCTGATCCTCAATGATAACCTCCTCTCCAGTTTGCCCAACAACCTTTTCCGTTTTGTGCCCTTAACTCACCTGGACTTGAGGGGTAACCGGCTGAAGCTGCtgccctacctgggccttttgcAGCACATGGATAAAGTGGTtgagctgcagctggaggagaacCCATGGAATTGCTCTTGCGAGTTGATCGCTCTGAAGGATTGGCTAGACAGTATCTCCTACTCGGCTCTGGTGGGGGACGTGGTTTGTGAAACCCCTTTCCGCTTGCACGGCCGAGACTTGGATGAAGTCTCCAAGCAGGAGCTTTGCCCTAGGAGACTCATCTCGGATTACGAAATGCGACCGCAGACACCTTTGAGCACCACAGGGTATTTCCACACTACCCCGGCCTCGGTCAACTCCGTGGCCACTTCTTCCTCGGCTGTTTACAAATCCCCCTTGAAGCCCCCTAAAGGGACCCGTCAACCAAACAAGACCAGGGTGCGTCCCACCTCCCGCCTGCCCTCCAAAGACCTGGGATACAGCAATTACGGCCCCAGCATCGCCTACCAGACCAAATCCCCGGTGCCTTTGGAGTGTCCCACCGCCTGCACTTGCAACCTGCAGATCTCCGACCTGGGCCTCAATGTCAATTGCCAGGAGAGGAAGATCGAAAGTATCTCCGAGCTACAGCCCAAACCCTACAACCCCAAGAAGATGTATCTGACCGAGAACTACATCGCCCTGGTGCGCAGGGCGGATTTCCTGGACGCCACCGGGCTGGATTTGTTGCACCTGGGCAACAACCGGATCTCGGTCATTCAGGACCGGGCCTTTGGGGATCTAACTAATTTGAGAAGACTCTACCTGAACGGGAACCGGATCGAGCGGCTGAGCCCGGAGCTGTTCTACGGGCTGCAGAGCCTGCAGTACCTCTTCCTGCAGTACAACATCATCCGGGACATCGAGGCGGGCACCTTTGAGTCAGTCCCCAACCTCCAGCTCTTGTTTTTGAACAACAACCTGCTGAGATCTTTGCCCGCCAGCATTTTTTCCGGCCTGACTCTCTACAGGCTGAGCCTGAGGAGCAACCACTTCTCCTACCTGCCTGTGAGCGGGGTGCTGGACCAGCTGAAATCCCTGCTGCAGATCGACCTGCACGAGAACCCCTGGGATTGCACCTGCGACGTGGTGGGCATGAAGctgtggctggagcagctcaACACCGGGGTGCTGGTGGACCAGGTCATCTGCGAGTCCCCCAAGAAGTTCTCCCAGAGCGACATGCGGACCATCAGGTCGGAGCTGCTGTGCCCGGACTACTCCGACATCATCGTCTCCAcccctaccccttcctccatccagCTGCCGGGCGGGACCACCCTTTTCTCTTCCACCGTGCGGCTCAACAGCACGGGCGCGGCGGGGGGCGCGGCGCCCTCGGGCGGCGGGGGCGGATCCCCCTCGTCGTCGGTGCCGCTGTCGGTGCTGATCCTGAGCCTGCTGCTGGTGTTCATCATGTCGGTGTTCGTGGCGGCGGGGCTCTTCGTGCTGGTAATGAAGCGCCGGAAGAAGGGCCAGGGCGACCCGGCCAGCGCCAACAACTCCGACGTGAGCTCCTTCAACATGCAGTACAGCGTCTACGGCagcggccaccaccaccacccggcGCCGCAGCAGCCCCGCCACCCGCGCGGCGGCGGCCCGGCCCTGCCCAAGGTGAAGACCCCCGCCGGCCACGTGTACGAGTACATCCCGCACCCGCTGGGTCACATGTGCAAGAACCCCATCTACCGCTCCCGGGAGGGCAACGCGGGCGAGGATTACAAAGACCTGCACGAGCTCAAGGTCACCTACAGCAACCACCACTTGCAGCAAGGGCCGccgcccccgccgccccccggggAGGAGGAGCCCCTGCGGAGCCCCACTTACAGCGTCAGCACCATCGAGCCCCGGGAGGAGCTGCTCTCCCCGGTGCAAGACGCCGATCGCTTTTACAGGGGCATTTTGGAGCCCGataaacactcctcctcctcgctgGGCACCCCCGGCAATAATCTCCCCGATTACCCCAAATTCCCCGCCGCCTACACCTACACCCCCAACTATGACCTTATGCGGCCCCATCAGTACTTGCACCCCGGGGCGGGGGACAGCAGGCTCCGGGAGACGGTGCTCTACAGCCCCCCGAGTACTGTCTATGTAGAGCCCAACAGGAACGAGTATCTGGAGTTAAAAGCAAAACTAAACGCAGAGCCGGACTACCTCGAAGTGCTGGAAAAACAGACCACATTCAGCCAGTTCTGa